A window of Paenibacillus sp. 19GGS1-52 contains these coding sequences:
- a CDS encoding copper amine oxidase N-terminal domain-containing protein, producing the protein MKKMRYLLGLLVVLVSVPALSVSAANTPSQSTVLLKLNQFYVIYTAPMAPYVDKENRLMVPLRSLSNLLSADVTYNADSKTALISRKNYGKISDKFYTIKMTIGSPKVEINGVSSEMDTLPTLYKGSMFVPLSIISTSFHIDTGWDQSKRIVTLKVDPAYLPSGVVSDELHFLSDKLNKDIRPLKASVTTHTNSSGINVTNVQLTAVNEGESAVLNDQLYLHFYVQDPSFHIIDISNLPGKIEPGGTFTVETAPYSILSDSLQYILVGAYNN; encoded by the coding sequence ATGAAGAAAATGCGTTATTTGCTTGGTCTATTAGTCGTATTAGTTTCTGTTCCTGCTTTATCTGTTTCAGCCGCCAATACCCCATCTCAATCAACAGTACTTTTAAAACTCAATCAATTTTATGTGATCTATACTGCTCCTATGGCGCCTTATGTCGATAAAGAGAACCGATTAATGGTTCCTTTGCGCAGCCTTTCGAATTTATTATCGGCGGATGTAACCTATAATGCAGACAGCAAAACGGCACTCATTTCAAGAAAAAATTATGGGAAGATCAGCGACAAATTCTATACGATAAAGATGACCATAGGCTCCCCAAAAGTTGAGATCAATGGGGTTTCATCCGAAATGGATACACTTCCCACTTTGTATAAAGGAAGTATGTTTGTTCCTTTGAGTATTATTTCAACCTCATTCCACATCGATACGGGTTGGGATCAATCCAAGAGAATCGTAACCCTAAAGGTTGATCCGGCTTATTTGCCATCTGGAGTTGTCAGCGATGAATTGCATTTTTTATCAGATAAACTGAACAAGGATATCAGGCCCCTTAAAGCTTCTGTTACTACACACACTAATTCAAGTGGAATAAATGTAACAAACGTCCAACTGACTGCTGTAAATGAAGGGGAATCGGCTGTTTTGAACGACCAACTGTACCTGCACTTTTATGTACAAGATCCCAGTTTTCATATCATTGACATCTCTAACCTACCCGGAAAGATAGAGCCGGGAGGGACATTTACAGTAGAAACGGCACCTTATTCAATTCTATCAGATTCCCTTCAATATATTCTTGTTGGAGCTTATAACAATTAA
- a CDS encoding XRE family transcriptional regulator produces the protein MDIGSTIRAIRKRKNITIAQICEMTGLSQGFMSQVETNKTSPSISTLENIAQALKVPLAYLLLKKEERMRIVRKDERTITTSGSAHLKVEHLSSTKNVRMTIVEFPPGAMIGDAPHAHEGQEVHVVLKGRIYAEQGEDGAEFGEGDSFSWNACTPHLVRNIGEDTAIVLISIYTENENGQDLI, from the coding sequence ATGGATATTGGCTCTACTATACGAGCAATCCGGAAACGAAAAAATATCACTATCGCTCAAATATGCGAAATGACCGGCCTGTCCCAAGGCTTTATGAGTCAGGTTGAAACGAATAAGACCTCACCGTCCATTTCAACGCTGGAAAACATAGCCCAAGCTCTGAAAGTACCACTAGCCTATTTGCTGTTAAAGAAAGAAGAGCGTATGCGAATTGTTCGAAAAGACGAACGGACAATCACAACTAGCGGTTCAGCCCATCTAAAAGTAGAACACTTGAGTTCCACAAAGAACGTACGGATGACAATAGTAGAGTTTCCTCCTGGTGCTATGATTGGAGATGCTCCCCATGCACATGAAGGACAGGAGGTACATGTGGTTCTTAAAGGGAGAATATATGCGGAACAAGGGGAAGACGGGGCTGAATTTGGTGAAGGAGATTCTTTTAGCTGGAATGCTTGCACGCCCCATTTAGTAAGAAATATTGGTGAAGATACGGCAATCGTGCTAATCTCCATCTATACAGAGAATGAGAACGGACAGGACCTCATCTAA
- a CDS encoding DoxX family protein — translation MNRTTVVSIIMRVVLGIIFVFHAVDKFQMGLGNVEAWFTSLGIPGFVAYVVVVIELVGGIMLILGLFTRYVSALFVIVLIGAIMTAKLSVGLLGNGQMAGYELDLGFILISLYLIVADRTPLSVDHLVMGKRSR, via the coding sequence ATGAATAGAACAACTGTTGTTTCCATTATTATGCGTGTGGTGCTGGGCATCATATTTGTATTCCATGCTGTAGATAAGTTTCAAATGGGTCTTGGCAATGTAGAAGCATGGTTTACCTCATTAGGTATTCCGGGATTTGTAGCTTATGTTGTGGTGGTGATTGAACTTGTCGGCGGTATTATGCTTATATTGGGATTATTTACTCGTTATGTATCAGCATTGTTTGTGATTGTGCTCATCGGTGCCATTATGACTGCTAAATTATCAGTAGGACTTCTGGGCAATGGTCAGATGGCAGGTTATGAGCTGGACCTCGGATTTATCTTGATCTCGTTGTATCTGATTGTTGCCGATCGAACACCGCTATCTGTTGACCATCTTGTTATGGGCAAGCGCAGCAGATAA
- a CDS encoding dienelactone hydrolase family protein, whose product MNPIYQYDVHLPVNLAQGKKYPTIFTFHGKGSNEQNMFGLVAPLAKDFIIIGVRGNLPLGAGYQYYDLKSLGNPIREMFDQAAIDLEAFIHYATEKYPIDSDKRYLLGFSQGAILSMTLALTMGEQLKGIVALSGYIPVFVKTEYSLRSIKDVSVFASHGEYDSVFPVRIGHETAAYLKEQTEHLTFKLYPTDHGVSEENQLDLVNWLKQDAELSK is encoded by the coding sequence ATGAATCCTATTTATCAATATGACGTTCATTTACCGGTTAATCTGGCGCAAGGCAAGAAATATCCAACGATTTTCACCTTCCACGGCAAAGGATCGAATGAACAAAATATGTTCGGCTTGGTCGCTCCATTGGCTAAAGATTTCATTATCATCGGGGTTCGCGGTAACTTGCCGCTTGGTGCGGGGTACCAGTATTACGATTTAAAAAGCTTGGGAAACCCCATTCGGGAGATGTTTGACCAAGCAGCTATAGATCTTGAAGCATTCATTCATTACGCAACGGAGAAGTATCCAATCGATTCTGACAAACGTTATTTGCTTGGTTTCAGTCAAGGTGCAATTCTGTCCATGACACTTGCGCTTACGATGGGAGAACAATTAAAGGGAATCGTAGCGCTGAGCGGATATATTCCTGTATTTGTGAAAACAGAATACTCCCTTCGCAGTATTAAAGATGTTTCCGTATTTGCCTCACATGGTGAATACGATTCTGTATTTCCGGTTCGTATCGGGCACGAGACAGCGGCCTATTTAAAAGAACAAACGGAGCACTTAACTTTCAAACTATATCCGACCGACCACGGCGTATCTGAAGAAAACCAACTCGATTTGGTGAATTGGTTGAAGCAGGATGCCGAATTAAGCAAATAA
- a CDS encoding class III extradiol ring-cleavage dioxygenase: MIPSYFFAHGAPSIVLEDNEYTKLLKEFKDHTPKPKAIVLFSAHWEESVQTIGAAATYETIYDFGGFQDELYQMTYPAQTDLPLVEQIQSLFTKYGIENNRNEQRGLDHGAWAILKLLYPDADIPVVALSVNRYLSNEQQYQIGKALAELREQDVLIIGSGGTVHNLRKLNWRSEGIDNWAEQFDNWIQSKVESWDTKALFQYHELAPHAGEAVPTSEHFIPLLLAMGTGDANREAKLLHRSYQYGNLSLSCWQFN, encoded by the coding sequence ATGATACCATCCTATTTTTTCGCACACGGCGCACCCTCAATCGTGCTCGAGGATAACGAATATACCAAGCTGCTTAAGGAGTTTAAAGACCACACGCCAAAGCCAAAAGCGATTGTGCTCTTCTCCGCTCATTGGGAGGAATCGGTACAGACGATTGGTGCCGCTGCAACGTATGAAACCATTTATGATTTTGGCGGATTCCAGGACGAGCTGTACCAGATGACGTATCCGGCTCAAACTGACCTACCGCTTGTGGAACAGATTCAAAGCTTGTTTACAAAGTATGGTATTGAGAACAATCGAAATGAACAAAGAGGTTTGGACCACGGGGCATGGGCCATTCTAAAACTCTTATATCCAGATGCAGATATCCCAGTCGTAGCGCTATCCGTAAATCGGTATTTATCTAATGAGCAGCAGTATCAGATTGGCAAGGCATTGGCGGAGCTTCGCGAGCAGGATGTGCTTATTATCGGAAGCGGAGGAACCGTTCATAATTTAAGGAAATTGAACTGGCGGTCCGAGGGCATTGACAATTGGGCGGAGCAATTCGACAACTGGATTCAAAGTAAGGTGGAGTCATGGGATACGAAAGCCTTGTTTCAATACCATGAGCTTGCTCCCCATGCAGGGGAGGCCGTCCCGACGAGTGAACATTTCATTCCACTTCTACTTGCCATGGGAACAGGTGACGCTAACCGGGAAGCGAAGCTGCTGCACCGCAGCTATCAATACGGCAATCTGAGTTTGAGTTGCTGGCAGTTTAATTAA
- a CDS encoding iron-siderophore ABC transporter substrate-binding protein: MNKRLMGLIMVIVVMLIAAGCGSNNTNNSAANGEAASNATPAANATATNAGTEAASGPIILKDAKGEVKLDKPALKVVVLEWTFTEDVIALGVQPVGNADNENYKLYVTSEASLDAGVTDVGARDEPNLETIASLKPDLIIANTDSHEAIYDKLKSIAPTLIFSLYPLEGKGDQYTQMEDTFKTIAAAVGKTAEGDKVLADLDTHYTDAKAKLAAAGKEGLNYVLTQAYSYQNAATMRLFTNNSLAVQTLDRIGLKNDWNPEKFEIYGFSTSTVESLPAVQDTNLLYIVQKDDNIFTKELKDNSVWNGLNFVKEKRTFGLDSATWVFGGPISSKVIVDEVVKTLTK; this comes from the coding sequence GTGAACAAAAGGTTAATGGGTTTAATTATGGTTATCGTTGTAATGCTGATTGCAGCAGGCTGTGGATCTAACAACACGAATAATTCGGCCGCTAACGGAGAAGCAGCTAGCAACGCAACTCCTGCTGCAAATGCAACGGCTACAAATGCGGGCACTGAAGCGGCGAGCGGTCCTATTATACTAAAGGATGCTAAAGGCGAGGTTAAGTTGGATAAGCCTGCGCTAAAGGTTGTAGTACTGGAGTGGACCTTTACGGAAGATGTTATTGCGCTCGGTGTACAGCCGGTGGGCAATGCCGATAACGAAAACTATAAGCTGTATGTGACTTCTGAAGCATCACTTGATGCAGGCGTGACTGATGTTGGTGCTCGCGACGAGCCGAATCTGGAGACGATTGCTTCTTTAAAGCCAGATCTGATTATTGCCAATACCGATAGCCACGAAGCAATATATGATAAATTGAAAAGTATTGCGCCAACGCTGATTTTTAGTCTGTATCCGCTTGAAGGAAAAGGCGATCAATATACTCAAATGGAAGATACTTTCAAAACGATTGCAGCTGCTGTTGGTAAAACTGCTGAAGGCGACAAGGTCCTTGCTGATTTGGATACGCATTATACGGATGCGAAAGCGAAGCTGGCCGCAGCAGGCAAGGAAGGCCTGAATTATGTACTGACGCAAGCATATAGCTATCAGAATGCAGCGACGATGCGTCTTTTTACCAACAACTCACTGGCAGTACAAACGTTGGATCGGATTGGCCTGAAGAACGATTGGAACCCTGAAAAATTCGAGATTTACGGATTTAGTACATCAACCGTTGAATCCTTGCCTGCGGTTCAGGATACTAATCTGCTCTATATCGTCCAGAAGGATGATAATATTTTCACGAAAGAACTAAAGGATAACTCTGTTTGGAACGGTCTTAACTTCGTTAAGGAGAAACGCACCTTCGGATTAGATAGCGCGACTTGGGTGTTCGGCGGTCCAATCTCCTCCAAAGTTATCGTTGATGAAGTTGTGAAAACATTAACGAAATGA
- a CDS encoding iron ABC transporter permease — protein sequence MIDKSKKEASIGMTWRLIGIFGGGLAVLFVLFILSLCFGEAKIPAVTVLEGLLHRRQDVMEHNLLWDIRMPRTVIGILAGAALAAAGALLQTITKNPLASSDTLGINAGAYFMVVFGMVAFPAMQHQYPLLLAAAGGLLAALAAYFLSGGKTATPVRLALSGMIVSMVLGAFTSALHIFYKTETQNLFLWGAGSLIQLDWDGVKYAWPFVVALLGVAVFAGRQFDALELDESTSRSLGQRVGLTRAVGLGISVLMAAVVVSVVGPIGFVGLVAPHLVRLSGIRKHRLLIPASALWGALLITAADTLARMVRSNVGEMPVGAVMAIIGAPWLIWLVLTKMKNISGSGAGQSSMSIGGAALRLRFVPTAICMTVLLIVIILVSLSLGGTRIPIADLLGSLVHGGDQSYSVLLNLRLPRTLVAAEGGIALAISGVLIQSAVRNPLADASIIGVTSGAGFGAMIVLVAWPGLTIFALPFAAIAGGVVAAAFVFFLAWRKSLNPSVLILLGIAISAIFSAGIQVMIVKASLWSSSSFIWLTGSTYGRGWDQFNSLFIFLLILVPTAYYLGKKFDLLAFGDESSTGFGLPVRRTRLWAMILGVLLAAGAVASVGTIGFLGLMAPHAVRIMIGHNTRRSIILSGLLGGLLLVIADTIGRTIMAPTEIPSGLIIMLIGAPYFLFLMYRSLVRKG from the coding sequence ATGATCGACAAGAGTAAAAAAGAAGCCTCGATAGGAATGACCTGGCGGCTAATTGGAATATTTGGGGGCGGCCTTGCCGTCCTCTTTGTTCTATTCATTCTAAGCCTCTGTTTCGGAGAGGCCAAGATCCCGGCAGTCACCGTATTGGAGGGGTTACTTCACCGCCGCCAAGATGTGATGGAGCATAATCTGTTGTGGGATATCCGCATGCCCCGCACGGTTATTGGCATTCTGGCCGGGGCTGCTCTTGCTGCGGCTGGCGCCTTACTGCAAACGATAACGAAGAACCCGCTCGCTTCCTCAGATACACTGGGGATCAATGCTGGGGCTTATTTTATGGTTGTTTTTGGCATGGTTGCTTTCCCGGCTATGCAGCATCAGTACCCCTTGTTGCTGGCCGCAGCAGGAGGATTGCTGGCTGCACTAGCTGCCTATTTCCTGAGCGGAGGCAAGACCGCCACACCTGTGCGACTGGCTTTATCGGGTATGATCGTGTCCATGGTGCTTGGTGCGTTTACATCGGCCCTTCATATTTTCTATAAAACAGAAACGCAAAATTTATTCTTATGGGGTGCGGGTTCCCTAATTCAGCTTGACTGGGACGGCGTTAAATATGCTTGGCCTTTCGTCGTTGCACTCCTTGGGGTAGCAGTGTTCGCAGGAAGGCAATTCGATGCGCTGGAGCTTGATGAGTCAACCTCCCGCTCACTCGGACAGCGCGTAGGTTTAACTCGGGCGGTGGGCCTTGGCATATCGGTGTTAATGGCTGCGGTCGTGGTCAGCGTAGTTGGACCGATCGGCTTCGTGGGTCTGGTCGCTCCCCATCTTGTCCGGCTCAGTGGTATCCGCAAACACCGTCTGCTTATTCCCGCGAGCGCGTTATGGGGAGCGTTGCTTATTACGGCAGCGGATACGCTTGCGCGTATGGTGCGGAGCAATGTGGGAGAGATGCCGGTCGGCGCGGTCATGGCGATTATTGGCGCGCCTTGGCTCATTTGGCTGGTGCTCACTAAGATGAAAAATATATCCGGTTCAGGCGCTGGGCAGTCCTCCATGAGTATAGGAGGAGCAGCGTTGCGACTGCGCTTTGTTCCAACGGCGATATGTATGACTGTACTGCTCATCGTTATTATCCTTGTAAGCTTGTCGCTTGGGGGGACGAGAATACCGATTGCCGATTTGCTGGGCAGTCTAGTCCACGGGGGAGATCAATCGTATTCCGTTCTGCTGAATTTGCGGCTTCCGCGTACACTCGTTGCGGCTGAAGGTGGTATTGCACTTGCCATCAGCGGTGTCTTAATTCAAAGCGCTGTCCGAAATCCCTTGGCTGACGCCTCCATTATAGGCGTGACCTCGGGTGCCGGGTTTGGCGCGATGATTGTGCTGGTCGCATGGCCGGGGTTAACGATATTCGCACTTCCGTTTGCCGCGATTGCGGGTGGAGTTGTCGCAGCGGCCTTTGTATTTTTTCTAGCCTGGCGCAAATCCTTGAATCCGTCTGTGCTCATCCTGCTCGGAATCGCAATATCGGCAATCTTCTCTGCGGGCATACAGGTCATGATCGTCAAGGCTAGTCTATGGAGCAGCAGTTCCTTTATTTGGTTAACAGGTTCGACCTATGGCCGGGGCTGGGATCAATTTAATAGTCTTTTTATATTTCTACTTATACTGGTGCCGACTGCTTACTATTTGGGTAAGAAATTCGATTTGCTGGCGTTTGGCGACGAGAGTTCCACAGGTTTTGGCTTACCGGTTCGGAGAACCCGGCTCTGGGCGATGATTCTCGGCGTTTTGCTTGCAGCGGGAGCTGTTGCCAGTGTAGGAACCATTGGTTTTCTTGGACTGATGGCGCCGCACGCAGTGCGGATCATGATTGGGCATAATACGAGACGCTCTATTATTTTGTCAGGACTGCTTGGCGGATTGCTGCTCGTCATTGCTGATACAATTGGCAGAACCATCATGGCGCCGACAGAAATTCCGTCAGGCCTGATTATTATGCTGATCGGAGCTCCGTATTTCCTATTTCTCATGTACCGCTCGTTGGTTCGTAAGGGGTAA
- a CDS encoding metallophosphoesterase, protein MRKFFMTDIHGDYLGLDLLLNHAEVDLNHDQMVFGGDMINRGENSAGVVKRIKALAEKYPNTVHALVGNHEEMMGDYMKHGDRTWLSHGGYETLQSFTTMFPDEKSRQEHMEWACALPLYFEDAEYVYTHAGLDPVESLVNQSRDILWMSEFDFYSIPRDKLLALTNGKAIVHGHTPVERIFHDGVRINCDMGSNTYSVVEERGLGIINLSEQIYYVFKPATNKIEQRRISRF, encoded by the coding sequence ATGAGAAAGTTCTTCATGACTGACATTCACGGGGATTATTTGGGTTTGGATCTTCTTCTGAATCATGCAGAGGTCGATCTTAATCACGATCAAATGGTTTTTGGTGGGGATATGATTAATCGGGGGGAGAACTCTGCAGGAGTAGTTAAGCGGATCAAAGCCTTGGCCGAAAAGTATCCGAACACAGTCCATGCTCTAGTCGGGAATCATGAAGAGATGATGGGGGACTATATGAAGCACGGTGATCGGACTTGGCTGAGTCACGGTGGATATGAGACGCTCCAAAGCTTCACAACTATGTTCCCAGATGAAAAAAGCCGGCAGGAGCATATGGAGTGGGCATGTGCTTTGCCTCTTTATTTCGAAGATGCGGAGTACGTGTACACTCATGCTGGACTTGATCCAGTGGAATCCCTGGTCAATCAAAGCCGGGACATCCTCTGGATGTCGGAGTTCGACTTCTATAGTATCCCAAGAGATAAACTGCTCGCCTTAACGAATGGTAAAGCCATTGTGCATGGGCACACTCCGGTCGAGAGGATTTTTCATGATGGAGTTCGAATAAACTGTGATATGGGTTCAAATACGTATTCAGTCGTAGAAGAAAGAGGTTTAGGAATTATAAATCTGAGTGAACAGATATATTACGTGTTCAAGCCAGCTACTAATAAGATTGAGCAGCGGAGAATTAGTCGATTCTAA
- a CDS encoding DUF1801 domain-containing protein — protein sequence MEENKITFESIDEYISQFAPEVQDKLKMIRTVIKEAAPEAEEKISYQMPTFALHGNLVHFAVFKKHIGFYPAPRGIEAFQEELSVYKGAKGSVQFPLDQPLPFELISRIVQFRVAENIKKAEAKSKKK from the coding sequence ATGGAAGAAAACAAAATAACCTTTGAATCCATCGATGAGTACATTTCACAATTCGCTCCTGAGGTTCAGGACAAACTAAAGATGATAAGAACCGTTATAAAAGAGGCGGCCCCAGAGGCAGAAGAAAAGATAAGCTATCAGATGCCTACTTTTGCTTTGCATGGGAATCTGGTGCACTTCGCGGTGTTTAAGAAGCACATCGGATTTTATCCGGCTCCTCGGGGAATCGAGGCTTTTCAAGAAGAATTATCTGTATATAAAGGGGCAAAAGGGTCCGTGCAGTTTCCTTTGGATCAGCCGCTTCCCTTTGAATTAATTAGCAGGATCGTTCAATTTAGAGTGGCTGAGAATATCAAGAAAGCAGAAGCCAAATCGAAAAAGAAGTAG
- a CDS encoding APC family permease: MEKAEEARVPLRVMTQGKQIIFGISLMAPIAIFGTYGIATEISKGMLPTAYLLAFLVMLITAFSYGKMVKVYPTSGSAYGYVQKTIHPYAGFLVGWMLLLDYAFVPMLSVLFLGLALHEMIPAIPIVVWVALFIALSTFINIRGMQMAIKVNQVMVGLQFSVILVFFGVCMYKIVNHSAAGALISATPFWNSDFTLISVIAGTALVCQSFLGFDAVTTIAEESVKPEKTIPRTLIIVTLLNGIVFILIAYLGGLAYQGHAFTTSETAALELVGFLGGSVFQTLFLVVTAASIFTLIVSQQAGISRLLFVMGRDRVFPQKLFCYMHPRYVTPVGGIVFIGVLTVVASMLFDLVTLASLVNLGAFVAFAFVNLSVIVHYYFKNKLRSPKATLLNLLLPLCGILCNAWLLANLSHQAFLVGGIWFGAGLLFLVVKTRVFTQVPEWGYLEI, translated from the coding sequence TTGGAGAAGGCAGAAGAAGCGAGGGTTCCACTTAGAGTCATGACGCAAGGCAAACAAATCATCTTTGGCATTTCTTTGATGGCGCCGATCGCCATCTTTGGGACGTATGGGATTGCCACCGAAATCTCCAAAGGGATGCTGCCTACCGCTTATTTGTTAGCTTTTCTAGTCATGCTGATTACGGCTTTCAGTTATGGAAAAATGGTCAAGGTATACCCGACCTCGGGTTCTGCCTATGGTTATGTTCAAAAGACGATCCACCCCTATGCCGGATTTTTAGTGGGCTGGATGCTGTTGCTTGATTATGCTTTTGTACCGATGTTATCGGTCTTGTTCCTGGGATTGGCTCTGCATGAGATGATTCCGGCGATACCGATAGTGGTCTGGGTTGCTCTATTTATTGCGCTTAGCACCTTTATTAACATCAGAGGCATGCAAATGGCGATTAAGGTCAATCAGGTTATGGTTGGTTTGCAGTTTTCCGTGATACTGGTATTTTTCGGCGTATGTATGTATAAGATTGTCAATCATTCAGCAGCAGGTGCTTTAATCTCAGCCACTCCTTTTTGGAATTCAGATTTCACTTTAATCAGCGTAATTGCCGGTACCGCTTTGGTCTGCCAATCCTTTCTCGGCTTTGATGCAGTGACTACCATTGCTGAAGAATCGGTGAAACCGGAGAAGACCATCCCTCGCACGCTGATCATCGTGACGCTGCTGAACGGTATTGTGTTTATATTGATTGCTTATTTAGGCGGGCTTGCGTACCAGGGCCATGCTTTTACCACTTCGGAGACGGCAGCGCTGGAGTTGGTTGGATTTCTGGGCGGGTCGGTCTTTCAAACCCTGTTTCTGGTAGTTACTGCAGCTTCTATCTTTACACTTATCGTCTCGCAACAAGCCGGAATCTCACGCCTATTGTTTGTGATGGGCAGAGATCGTGTCTTCCCGCAGAAGCTATTCTGTTATATGCATCCACGATATGTAACCCCTGTAGGTGGGATTGTATTCATCGGCGTGTTGACCGTTGTTGCTTCAATGCTGTTCGATTTAGTCACACTGGCTTCGCTGGTTAACCTTGGCGCATTTGTGGCTTTTGCTTTTGTGAATTTATCCGTTATCGTTCATTACTATTTCAAAAACAAGCTTCGTTCACCAAAGGCCACGCTACTGAATCTGCTGCTACCCCTTTGCGGAATCCTCTGCAACGCCTGGCTGCTCGCTAACCTGAGCCATCAAGCGTTCCTGGTAGGCGGGATATGGTTCGGTGCGGGACTGCTCTTCTTGGTCGTCAAGACCCGCGTGTTCACACAGGTTCCGGAATGGGGCTATTTGGAAATATAA
- a CDS encoding aminotransferase class III-fold pyridoxal phosphate-dependent enzyme — METYTYANSRKLFERAMKVIPAGVYGHLGPVEGSMVPPSAFPFFSSHAEGAHLWDVDGNRFIDYMCAYGPNILGYRDEDVDHAAREQAQLSDCVTLPSATMVEFAEQLVDTVDSADWAFFAKNGGDVTSFALMIARAATGRTKAVFVNKGYHGVAAWTKLPGNPGIAEAELSNNLYVDWNNYQQLEELVSRYPGQIACFMASPYFQGNFVDNELPEAEYWSKVRALCTKHGIVLVIDDVRCGFRLDLAGSDYHYGFKADLICFCKALANGYNVSALCGIDALKSAASSVFYTGSYWFSAVPFAAGIATLKKLKEIDAPKRLYEIGKKLTDGLVDVARTHSFNLNISGELPMWYMRITDDESQIIHQDWIAACVQRGVFFTNHHNHFINAALTDEDILYTLNVADDAFKAVRKLHPQFV; from the coding sequence ATGGAAACCTACACGTACGCCAATAGCAGAAAGCTCTTTGAAAGGGCAATGAAAGTGATTCCCGCAGGTGTATACGGACATCTGGGTCCCGTTGAGGGCAGTATGGTTCCGCCGAGTGCCTTTCCGTTCTTCTCGAGCCATGCGGAGGGTGCCCATCTCTGGGACGTTGACGGCAATCGTTTTATTGATTATATGTGTGCATACGGACCCAACATTCTGGGCTATCGCGATGAGGATGTCGATCATGCAGCCAGAGAACAAGCCCAATTGAGCGACTGTGTAACACTGCCTTCGGCAACAATGGTCGAATTCGCGGAGCAGCTTGTCGACACCGTGGACAGTGCGGATTGGGCTTTTTTCGCTAAAAATGGTGGGGATGTGACAAGCTTTGCTTTGATGATTGCTCGTGCCGCAACGGGTCGAACCAAAGCGGTTTTTGTGAATAAGGGCTATCACGGTGTCGCTGCCTGGACGAAGCTGCCCGGAAATCCCGGTATCGCTGAAGCCGAACTTTCGAACAATTTATATGTCGATTGGAATAACTATCAACAGCTTGAAGAGCTGGTCAGCCGTTATCCCGGGCAAATTGCCTGCTTCATGGCAAGTCCCTATTTCCAGGGCAATTTTGTGGATAATGAGCTGCCGGAAGCGGAGTATTGGAGCAAGGTGCGGGCGCTCTGTACGAAACATGGCATTGTGCTGGTGATTGATGATGTACGCTGCGGTTTCCGGCTGGATCTGGCGGGCTCCGACTATCATTATGGCTTCAAGGCCGATTTGATCTGTTTCTGCAAAGCGCTCGCTAATGGCTATAATGTTTCGGCACTCTGCGGGATCGATGCTCTAAAAAGCGCCGCCTCATCAGTCTTCTATACTGGCAGCTATTGGTTCTCGGCCGTCCCGTTTGCGGCTGGAATCGCAACACTGAAGAAACTGAAAGAGATCGATGCGCCCAAGCGCTTATATGAAATTGGCAAAAAGCTGACGGATGGTTTGGTTGATGTAGCCAGAACGCATAGCTTTAATCTGAACATCAGCGGAGAGCTGCCGATGTGGTATATGAGAATCACCGATGATGAGAGCCAGATCATACACCAGGATTGGATTGCGGCCTGTGTGCAGCGTGGGGTCTTCTTCACCAATCACCATAACCATTTTATTAATGCCGCTTTAACGGATGAAGACATTCTCTATACCTTGAACGTTGCAGACGACGCCTTTAAGGCCGTAAGAAAATTGCATCCCCAATTCGTATAA